Proteins encoded by one window of Streptomyces sp. NBC_01571:
- a CDS encoding 3-hydroxybutyrate dehydrogenase, with product MTAPSALPGPHAPSSGLDGRTALVTGAAGGIGRACALRLAADGAKVRAVDLDTAGLNVLAELARGLPGTVEPHPLDLTDLDAAELAAAGTDILVNNAGLQTVRPIEEFPPEVFHTMLTVMLEAPFRLIRGALPHMYGQGWGRIVNVSSVHGLRASVFKSAYVAAKHGLEGLSKTAALEGAPHGVTSNCVNPAYVRTPLVEKQLADQARAHAVPEERVLSEVLLRDSAVKRLVEPEEVAEAVAYLCGPQASFVTGTSLVMDGGWTAH from the coding sequence ATGACCGCGCCCAGCGCCCTCCCGGGCCCCCACGCTCCCTCGTCCGGCCTCGACGGCCGCACCGCCCTGGTCACCGGCGCCGCCGGCGGCATCGGCCGCGCCTGTGCGCTGCGGCTGGCCGCGGACGGGGCCAAGGTACGCGCGGTCGACCTGGACACCGCGGGGCTGAACGTACTCGCCGAACTGGCCCGGGGCCTGCCGGGCACCGTGGAGCCGCATCCGCTCGACCTCACCGACCTCGACGCGGCGGAGCTCGCCGCCGCGGGCACGGACATCCTCGTCAACAACGCCGGACTGCAGACGGTGCGGCCCATCGAGGAGTTTCCGCCCGAGGTCTTCCACACCATGCTCACGGTGATGCTGGAGGCCCCGTTCCGGCTGATCCGCGGCGCGCTCCCACACATGTACGGGCAGGGCTGGGGTCGGATTGTCAACGTGTCCTCGGTCCATGGGTTGCGCGCGTCGGTCTTCAAGTCGGCGTACGTGGCCGCGAAACATGGGCTGGAAGGGCTGTCGAAAACGGCGGCCCTGGAAGGCGCCCCCCACGGAGTGACCTCGAACTGTGTGAACCCCGCCTACGTACGCACCCCACTGGTCGAGAAGCAGCTCGCGGACCAGGCGCGGGCCCACGCCGTTCCCGAGGAGCGTGTGCTGTCCGAGGTGCTGCTGCGGGACAGCGCGGTCAAACGGCTGGTCGAACCCGAGGAGGTCGCCGAGGCGGTGGCCTATCTGTGCGGGCCCCAGGCCTCCTTCGTCACCGGCACGTCGCTCGTCATGGACGGCGGCTGGACGGCGCACTAG
- the lnt gene encoding apolipoprotein N-acyltransferase, whose amino-acid sequence MTATATSVDEPEQLEPRAVTASRGARLARRYAPAAAAALSGVLLYVSFPPRTVSWLALPAFAVFAWVLRGRSWKAGLGLGYLFGLGFLLPLLVWTGVEVGPGPWLALVAVEAVYIALVGAGITLVSRLPGWPLWAAAVWIAGEAARARAPFGGFPWGKIAFGQADGIFLPLAALGGTPVLGFGVVLCGFGLYEIVRQVVEGRRTGVVRRGAAAVALLGVAVPVVGALAARSLVSDKAEDGTATVAVIQGNVPRAGLEFNAQRRAVLDHHARETERLAAEVKAGKVARPDFVLWPENSSDVDPFTNADARAVIDTAAKAIGVPISVGGVVERDGKLYNEQILWDPVKGPLDTYDKRQVQPFGEYLPLRSLLGAINKNWTSMVRQDFSRGHKPGVFTMDGTGVGLVTCYEAAFDWAVRSTVTDGAQIISVPSNNATFDRSEMTYQQLAMSRVRAVEHSRTVTVPVTSGVSAIIMPDGKITQRTGMFVADSLVQKVPLRSSETPATRMGILPEMLLVLVAAGGLGWAGTRAVRGRRNGAVQLY is encoded by the coding sequence GTGACCGCCACCGCAACCTCCGTAGACGAGCCGGAACAGCTCGAACCCCGCGCCGTGACCGCATCGCGCGGGGCCAGACTGGCACGGCGATACGCTCCGGCCGCCGCCGCGGCGCTCTCCGGCGTACTGCTCTACGTCAGTTTCCCGCCGCGCACGGTCTCGTGGCTGGCCCTGCCCGCCTTCGCGGTCTTCGCCTGGGTCCTGCGGGGGCGCTCCTGGAAGGCGGGGCTCGGGCTCGGCTATCTGTTCGGCCTCGGTTTCCTGCTGCCGCTGCTCGTGTGGACCGGCGTGGAGGTCGGCCCCGGGCCGTGGCTCGCGCTCGTCGCCGTGGAAGCGGTGTACATCGCGCTCGTCGGCGCGGGCATCACGCTGGTGTCCCGGCTGCCCGGCTGGCCCCTGTGGGCCGCCGCCGTGTGGATCGCGGGAGAGGCGGCCCGCGCGCGTGCGCCGTTCGGCGGCTTCCCCTGGGGAAAGATCGCCTTCGGGCAGGCGGACGGCATCTTCCTGCCGCTGGCCGCGCTGGGCGGGACTCCGGTCCTCGGTTTCGGGGTGGTGCTCTGCGGCTTCGGCCTGTACGAGATCGTGCGCCAGGTCGTCGAGGGCCGTCGCACCGGTGTCGTACGACGGGGTGCCGCCGCGGTGGCGCTGCTCGGTGTCGCGGTCCCGGTGGTGGGGGCGCTCGCCGCGCGTTCTCTGGTGAGCGACAAGGCCGAGGACGGCACGGCGACCGTCGCGGTGATCCAGGGCAACGTGCCGCGCGCGGGACTCGAGTTCAACGCCCAGCGGCGCGCCGTCCTCGACCACCACGCGCGGGAGACCGAGCGGCTGGCCGCCGAGGTGAAGGCGGGCAAGGTCGCACGGCCCGACTTCGTGCTGTGGCCGGAGAACTCCTCCGACGTCGACCCGTTCACCAACGCCGACGCCCGCGCCGTCATCGACACCGCGGCCAAGGCCATCGGTGTGCCCATCTCGGTCGGCGGCGTCGTCGAGCGGGACGGCAAGCTCTACAACGAGCAGATCCTGTGGGATCCGGTGAAGGGGCCCCTGGACACGTACGACAAGCGACAGGTACAGCCGTTCGGCGAGTACCTTCCGCTGCGCTCGCTGCTCGGCGCGATCAACAAGAACTGGACGTCGATGGTGCGCCAGGACTTCAGCCGGGGTCACAAGCCCGGCGTCTTCACCATGGACGGCACCGGGGTCGGCCTCGTCACCTGCTACGAGGCCGCCTTCGACTGGGCCGTGCGCAGCACCGTGACGGACGGGGCGCAGATCATCTCGGTGCCGAGCAACAACGCGACGTTCGACCGCAGCGAGATGACCTACCAGCAACTCGCCATGTCCCGGGTCCGTGCCGTGGAGCACAGCCGTACCGTCACGGTGCCGGTGACGAGCGGCGTCAGCGCCATCATCATGCCGGACGGGAAGATCACCCAGCGGACCGGGATGTTCGTGGCGGACTCACTGGTCCAGAAGGTGCCGCTCCGTTCCTCCGAGACCCCCGCCACGCGGATGGGGATCCTCCCCGAGATGCTCCTGGTGCTGGTCGCGGCGGGCGGGCTCGGATGGGCCGGCACCAGGGCGGTCCGCGGGCGCCGGAACGGTGCGGTCCAGTTGTACTGA
- a CDS encoding GAF domain-containing protein, which yields MSRDHVQSAERPADNAETPFLQLLARGAPAEAYEQPVLLARAESLPATRIAALEEAKLLALRVRSEMEGRRRREAELSALFETAHDLAGLRDLDAVLRAIVQRARSLLGTDVAYLSLHDEAEGDTYMRVTEGSVAARFQQLRLGMGEGLGGLVAQTARPYVTDDYFKDDRFQHTRAIDAGVRDEGLVAILGVPLMIGRHVIGVLFAADRRARIFEREQIALLGSFAALAAAAIDTANRLMETRSALDRLGRANEIIRDRSGVIERASDVHDRLAELVLRGGGVHDVAAAVSEVLDGPVEFTGTDTAPDAALQASRTEGHAVRHGQDWVAAVAAGGELLGALVLGGHPDLDPVDQRTLERAAMVTSLLLLARRSAAEAEQRVRGELLDDLLDARDRDPRLLRERATRLHADLDAVHVVLAARLDTSTADAEREADARRRLWSAASHLAATGHGLAAARDGGTVLLLPLGEDETATDLARRTAGQLGTAVHEAVTVGASAPLEALAAHPEAVAAAYAEGQRCLEALRLLGRTGDGAAAEDFGFLGLLLAGDRDISGFVGRTIGQVVAYDQQRGTDLLRTLDAYFACGMSPARTKDDLHVHVNTVAQRLERVGRLLGEDWQSPARVLEIQLALRLHRLSTAARH from the coding sequence ATGTCCCGCGATCACGTGCAGTCCGCCGAACGCCCCGCCGACAACGCCGAGACACCCTTCCTCCAGCTTCTGGCCAGAGGCGCCCCCGCCGAGGCGTACGAACAGCCGGTCCTGCTCGCCCGCGCCGAGAGCCTCCCCGCCACCCGCATCGCCGCGCTCGAAGAGGCCAAGCTGCTCGCCCTGCGCGTGCGCTCCGAGATGGAGGGCCGGCGCCGTCGCGAGGCCGAACTGTCCGCGCTCTTCGAGACCGCCCACGACCTGGCCGGCCTGCGCGACCTCGACGCCGTCCTGCGCGCGATCGTGCAGCGGGCCCGGTCCCTGCTGGGCACGGACGTCGCCTACCTCAGCCTGCACGACGAGGCCGAGGGAGACACCTATATGCGGGTCACCGAGGGCTCGGTCGCGGCGCGCTTCCAGCAGCTGCGGCTCGGCATGGGGGAGGGACTCGGCGGGCTCGTCGCCCAGACCGCCCGTCCCTATGTCACCGACGACTACTTCAAGGACGACCGGTTCCAGCACACCCGGGCCATCGACGCGGGCGTCCGGGACGAGGGCCTGGTCGCCATCCTCGGCGTACCCCTCATGATCGGGCGGCACGTCATCGGAGTGCTGTTCGCCGCGGACCGCCGGGCACGGATCTTCGAACGTGAGCAGATCGCCCTCCTCGGCTCGTTCGCGGCGCTGGCCGCCGCGGCCATCGACACGGCGAACCGACTGATGGAGACCCGCTCGGCCCTCGACCGCCTGGGCCGCGCCAACGAGATCATCCGGGACCGCAGCGGAGTCATCGAGCGCGCCTCGGACGTCCACGACCGCCTCGCCGAGCTGGTGCTGCGCGGCGGCGGGGTCCATGACGTGGCCGCCGCGGTGTCCGAAGTACTCGACGGCCCGGTCGAGTTCACCGGGACGGACACCGCACCCGACGCCGCCCTTCAGGCCTCCCGCACGGAGGGCCACGCGGTGCGACACGGTCAGGACTGGGTCGCGGCCGTGGCAGCCGGGGGAGAGCTGCTCGGCGCCCTGGTGCTGGGCGGGCACCCGGACCTCGACCCCGTCGACCAGCGCACCCTCGAGCGCGCCGCGATGGTCACCTCACTGCTCCTGCTCGCCCGACGCTCGGCCGCCGAGGCCGAACAGCGCGTCCGCGGCGAGCTGCTGGACGATCTGCTGGACGCCCGGGACCGCGACCCACGCCTGCTGCGCGAGCGCGCCACCCGCCTGCATGCCGACCTGGACGCCGTCCATGTGGTGCTCGCCGCGCGCCTGGACACCTCCACCGCCGATGCCGAACGCGAGGCGGACGCCCGCCGACGGCTGTGGTCCGCCGCGTCCCACCTGGCCGCGACCGGACACGGACTGGCCGCGGCAAGGGACGGCGGCACGGTGCTGCTGCTCCCGCTCGGCGAGGACGAGACCGCCACCGACCTGGCCCGACGCACGGCCGGACAACTCGGCACCGCGGTCCACGAGGCCGTCACGGTCGGCGCCTCGGCACCCCTCGAAGCCCTCGCCGCGCACCCCGAAGCGGTGGCGGCGGCGTACGCGGAGGGACAGCGCTGTCTCGAAGCGCTGCGCCTGCTCGGGCGCACCGGGGACGGCGCCGCCGCCGAGGACTTCGGGTTCCTGGGGCTGTTGCTCGCCGGGGACCGGGACATCTCCGGTTTCGTCGGGCGGACCATCGGCCAGGTTGTCGCCTATGACCAGCAGCGCGGCACGGACCTGCTGCGCACTCTCGACGCCTACTTCGCGTGCGGGATGAGCCCGGCGCGCACCAAGGACGACCTGCACGTCCATGTGAACACGGTGGCTCAGCGGTTGGAGCGGGTGGGCCGGCTGCTGGGGGAGGACTGGCAGAGCCCGGCCCGTGTGCTGGAGATCCAACTCGCCCTGCGGCTGCACCGGTTGTCCACGGCCGCACGCCACTGA
- a CDS encoding nuclear transport factor 2 family protein, whose translation MNSNSDRQKKYEEIALSYFRLVDQGDPAIFDLFTDDARMFFPKFGIATGKAQIAAFARGFAGAIASIRHDEAGLHVMASGNHVVVEGAGKGTLTSGATFPDDDPTSGMFCNVFEFEGERIKRLHIYEDPDFARTHTDGVNWGNSVRESL comes from the coding sequence GTGAACAGCAACAGCGATCGCCAGAAGAAGTACGAAGAGATAGCCCTCAGCTATTTCCGCCTGGTGGACCAAGGTGACCCGGCAATTTTCGACCTCTTCACGGACGACGCCCGGATGTTCTTCCCGAAATTCGGCATCGCCACCGGCAAGGCGCAGATCGCAGCGTTCGCGCGGGGATTCGCCGGTGCGATTGCCTCGATTCGGCACGACGAAGCCGGGCTTCACGTAATGGCGTCCGGGAACCATGTGGTGGTCGAGGGAGCAGGCAAGGGAACCCTGACGTCAGGGGCAACGTTCCCCGACGACGATCCCACCAGTGGGATGTTCTGCAATGTGTTCGAGTTCGAGGGCGAACGCATCAAGCGCCTCCACATCTACGAAGACCCGGACTTCGCACGCACCCACACTGACGGAGTGAACTGGGGCAACTCGGTGCGCGAAAGCCTGTAG
- a CDS encoding TetR/AcrR family transcriptional regulator: MAVGRPRTFDEAQALDLAVEVFWRQGYEGTSITDLTTAMGMNKPSLYTVFGSKENLFRLVVARYAERDMGYKTAALAEPTAAAVARTLLMENAKALTRKDRPAGCLSIQGGLSTSPENASVCAFLAASRLEGEQALADRFRTAATDGDLPAGTDPDALARYVIAFTEGQAVHAAAGADRRQLEETAEIALRVFPGGTGPMSD, from the coding sequence ATGGCTGTCGGCCGACCCCGAACCTTCGACGAAGCGCAAGCGCTCGACCTCGCGGTCGAGGTCTTCTGGCGCCAGGGGTACGAGGGCACCTCCATCACCGACCTCACCACCGCGATGGGCATGAACAAACCCAGCCTGTACACGGTGTTCGGGTCCAAGGAAAATCTGTTTCGGCTGGTCGTCGCGCGCTACGCGGAACGGGACATGGGCTACAAGACCGCAGCGCTCGCCGAACCGACGGCCGCCGCCGTCGCCCGGACCCTGTTGATGGAGAACGCCAAGGCGCTCACCCGCAAGGACCGGCCGGCCGGCTGCCTCTCCATCCAGGGCGGCCTGTCCACCAGCCCCGAAAACGCCTCGGTCTGCGCTTTCCTCGCCGCGAGCCGGCTGGAGGGCGAGCAGGCACTGGCCGACCGGTTCCGCACGGCGGCGACGGACGGCGACCTGCCCGCCGGTACGGATCCGGACGCGCTCGCCCGCTACGTCATCGCCTTCACCGAGGGCCAAGCCGTACACGCCGCCGCGGGTGCCGACCGCCGGCAACTCGAGGAGACCGCAGAAATCGCTCTACGGGTCTTCCCGGGCGGCACAGGCCCGATGTCCGACTGA
- a CDS encoding O-antigen ligase, producing MTSAAGATAANERRNVSDAAGVIVLGACAVWSLITAAVHDGRPEGVLLAVLAMAAGYASGRILGAVLPVAAPCAAALVGLGLSLTARYTTPGPQITAPLGHTGATAALLTLSTAAACCAAWAARPPALRLALRLLALGITVTGAVLGSAAGCALGAGVLLCSLAADRVRRRALGLGALALTAALVTSTTWAIAEDALPDGLTASLEDQLTEHRVLLWQDAVHLVGRSPALGVGPGRYGELSPTVALAPLPDGKPHSAALQQVAEQGVVGAVLLAVLFCWVLYSLWRSPQSTPIALTAGAALTALAAIASVGNALSFTTVTAGAGLLAGLATARPLADGCPEGVMREDERLWAHRLEP from the coding sequence ATGACGTCCGCGGCCGGTGCGACGGCCGCGAACGAGAGACGAAACGTTTCGGACGCGGCGGGTGTGATCGTGCTCGGGGCCTGCGCGGTCTGGTCGCTGATCACTGCCGCCGTGCACGACGGACGCCCCGAGGGCGTCCTGCTGGCGGTGCTGGCGATGGCCGCCGGCTATGCCTCGGGCCGGATCCTGGGCGCGGTCCTGCCGGTCGCCGCCCCCTGCGCCGCGGCCCTCGTGGGACTCGGCCTGTCCCTCACCGCGCGGTACACCACCCCGGGTCCGCAGATCACGGCGCCGCTCGGGCACACCGGTGCCACGGCCGCGCTGCTGACCCTGTCCACCGCGGCGGCGTGCTGCGCGGCCTGGGCGGCGCGCCCCCCGGCGCTGCGGCTCGCGCTGCGCCTGCTGGCCCTCGGGATCACGGTGACCGGCGCGGTCCTCGGCTCGGCCGCGGGATGCGCCCTCGGCGCCGGGGTCCTGCTGTGCTCGCTCGCCGCCGACCGCGTGCGGCGCCGCGCCCTCGGCCTCGGGGCCCTCGCGCTCACCGCGGCACTGGTCACGTCGACGACCTGGGCCATCGCCGAGGACGCGCTCCCGGACGGGCTGACCGCCTCCCTCGAGGATCAGCTCACCGAACACCGCGTGCTGCTCTGGCAGGACGCGGTGCATCTGGTCGGCAGGAGTCCGGCGCTGGGAGTGGGACCGGGCCGCTACGGAGAGCTCAGTCCGACGGTCGCGCTGGCGCCGCTCCCCGACGGCAAACCCCACTCCGCCGCCCTGCAGCAGGTGGCCGAGCAGGGCGTGGTCGGCGCCGTGCTGCTCGCGGTGCTCTTCTGCTGGGTCCTCTACTCACTCTGGCGGTCTCCGCAGTCCACGCCGATCGCGCTGACGGCGGGGGCGGCCCTGACCGCCCTGGCCGCGATCGCGTCGGTGGGCAACGCGCTGAGTTTCACCACGGTGACGGCGGGCGCGGGACTGCTCGCGGGGCTCGCGACGGCACGGCCGTTGGCTGACGGGTGCCCGGAGGGCGTCATGAGGGAGGACGAGCGTCTCTGGGCGCACCGACTCGAACCGTGA
- a CDS encoding NUDIX domain-containing protein codes for MATPDFIRTIRASAGHQLLWLPGVTAIVFDDEDRVLLGRRSDTGKWSVIGGIPDPGEQPAACAVREVFEETAVHCVVERVVLVQALDPVTYENNDTCQFMDVAFRCRAVGGEARVNDDESLEVGWFSVDALPELNEFAMFRIKQALSHAPAWFDTTT; via the coding sequence ATGGCTACTCCTGACTTCATCCGCACGATCCGGGCCTCCGCGGGGCATCAGCTGCTCTGGCTCCCCGGGGTCACAGCCATCGTCTTCGACGACGAGGACCGAGTGCTGCTGGGCCGGCGCTCGGACACCGGCAAGTGGTCGGTCATCGGTGGCATCCCGGATCCGGGCGAGCAGCCCGCGGCCTGCGCCGTGCGGGAGGTCTTCGAGGAGACGGCGGTGCACTGCGTCGTCGAGCGCGTCGTGCTCGTCCAGGCCCTCGATCCGGTCACCTACGAGAACAATGACACCTGCCAGTTCATGGACGTCGCGTTCCGCTGCCGGGCCGTCGGCGGCGAGGCGCGGGTCAATGACGACGAGTCGCTGGAGGTCGGCTGGTTCTCGGTCGACGCCCTGCCGGAGCTGAACGAGTTCGCGATGTTCCGGATCAAGCAGGCCTTGTCCCACGCACCGGCATGGTTCGACACCACGACCTGA
- a CDS encoding MFS transporter, protein MASAATAPPPPANLKRIVAASLIGTTIEWYDFFLYGSAAALVFNKLFFPGSDPLVGTLLSFLTYAVGFAARPLGALVFGHYGDRLGRKKLLVLSLLLMGGATFAIGLLPTHATVGAAAPVLLTALRLVQGFALGGEWGGAVLLVSEHGDAKRRGFWASWPQTGAPAGQLLATGVLSLLTATVSDDSFVAWGWRIPFLLSGVLVVVGLWIRLSVDESPVFQEALARAEVRGRTRGSAAERLPLVSVLRHHWRDVLVAMGARMAENISYYVITAFILVYATTSAGVSRQTALNAVLIASAVHFAVIPAWGALSDRIGRRPVYLLGAAGVGLWMFPFFSLIDTGGFGNLVLAVTVGLVLHGAMYAPQAAFFSEMFATRMRYSGASIGAQFASVAAGAPAPLIATALLSDYGSSTPISLYVIAAAVLTLIAVGVAEETRHRDLADVTDHDEAEVTEQTTDARSTA, encoded by the coding sequence ATGGCCTCCGCGGCAACCGCTCCCCCACCACCCGCCAACCTCAAGCGCATCGTCGCCGCCAGCCTCATCGGCACCACCATCGAGTGGTACGACTTCTTCCTGTACGGCTCGGCGGCCGCGCTCGTCTTCAACAAGCTCTTCTTTCCCGGCTCCGACCCGCTCGTCGGCACGCTGCTGTCGTTCCTCACGTACGCGGTCGGATTCGCGGCCCGGCCCCTCGGCGCGCTGGTCTTCGGACACTACGGGGACCGGCTCGGCCGTAAGAAACTGCTCGTACTCAGCCTGTTGTTGATGGGCGGGGCGACGTTCGCGATCGGTCTGCTGCCGACGCACGCGACGGTCGGCGCGGCGGCCCCCGTGCTGCTGACCGCCCTGCGCCTCGTCCAGGGCTTCGCGCTGGGCGGCGAGTGGGGCGGTGCCGTCCTGCTGGTGTCCGAACACGGGGACGCGAAGCGGCGCGGGTTCTGGGCCTCCTGGCCGCAGACCGGAGCACCCGCGGGGCAGCTCCTGGCGACCGGCGTGCTCTCGCTGCTGACCGCCACCGTGTCGGACGACTCCTTCGTCGCCTGGGGCTGGCGGATCCCGTTCCTGCTGTCCGGCGTGCTGGTCGTCGTCGGTTTGTGGATACGTCTGTCTGTCGACGAATCACCTGTGTTCCAGGAGGCGTTGGCACGGGCCGAGGTGCGCGGGCGGACGCGGGGGTCCGCCGCGGAGAGGCTGCCGCTGGTGTCCGTGCTGCGCCACCACTGGCGCGACGTCCTGGTCGCGATGGGCGCCCGCATGGCGGAGAACATCAGCTACTACGTGATCACCGCCTTCATCCTCGTGTACGCCACCACGTCGGCCGGCGTCTCCCGGCAGACCGCGCTCAACGCGGTACTGATCGCCTCCGCCGTGCACTTCGCCGTCATCCCCGCCTGGGGCGCGCTGTCGGACCGGATCGGCCGCAGGCCCGTCTACCTGCTGGGCGCCGCCGGAGTGGGCCTGTGGATGTTCCCCTTCTTCTCACTCATCGACACGGGCGGCTTCGGCAACCTGGTCCTCGCCGTCACCGTCGGACTCGTCCTGCACGGCGCGATGTACGCGCCCCAAGCCGCCTTCTTCTCAGAGATGTTCGCGACGCGGATGCGCTACTCCGGTGCCTCGATCGGCGCCCAGTTCGCCTCGGTCGCCGCGGGCGCCCCCGCCCCGCTGATCGCGACCGCGCTGCTGTCCGACTACGGCAGCTCCACACCGATCTCCCTGTACGTCATCGCGGCGGCCGTGCTGACCCTGATCGCGGTGGGCGTCGCCGAGGAGACCCGGCACCGCGACCTGGCCGACGTGACGGACCACGACGAGGCAGAGGTGACCGAGCAGACGACGGATGCGCGATCCACGGCCTGA
- a CDS encoding glutamate racemase, with translation MKIALMDSGIGLLAAAAAVRRLRPDADLVLSSAPDSMPWGPRTPQDVTERALAVAEAAAEHRPDALIVACNTASVHALPALRARLEPDVPVIGTVPAIKPAAAGGGPVAIWATPATTGSPYQRGLIRDFAEGVAVTEVPCPGLADAVEHGDQTGIDAAITAAAARTPDDVRAVVLGCTHYELVAERIRAAVQRPGLPPLVLHASAGAVAAQALRRIGAFPDPAAAADGTVTVLLSGRAGALPAPALQYEEGRLLQEVSPAR, from the coding sequence GTGAAGATCGCGCTCATGGACTCCGGAATCGGACTGCTCGCCGCTGCCGCCGCGGTACGTCGACTGCGGCCCGACGCCGATCTCGTCCTCTCCTCGGCGCCCGACAGCATGCCCTGGGGACCCCGTACGCCCCAGGACGTGACCGAGCGCGCGCTCGCGGTCGCCGAGGCGGCGGCGGAACACCGTCCCGACGCGCTGATCGTCGCCTGCAACACCGCCTCCGTGCACGCGCTGCCCGCCCTGCGCGCCCGGCTGGAGCCGGACGTGCCCGTGATCGGCACGGTCCCGGCGATCAAGCCGGCCGCGGCCGGAGGCGGACCCGTCGCGATCTGGGCCACCCCCGCCACCACCGGCAGCCCGTACCAGCGGGGACTCATCCGTGACTTCGCCGAGGGAGTGGCCGTCACCGAGGTGCCGTGCCCCGGGCTCGCCGACGCCGTGGAGCACGGGGACCAGACGGGTATCGACGCCGCGATCACCGCGGCCGCCGCCCGGACCCCCGACGACGTGAGGGCCGTCGTCCTGGGCTGCACCCATTACGAACTGGTCGCCGAACGGATCCGTGCGGCGGTGCAGCGGCCCGGCCTTCCGCCGCTCGTCCTGCACGCCTCCGCCGGTGCGGTCGCCGCGCAGGCGCTGCGCAGGATCGGCGCGTTCCCGGACCCGGCAGCGGCCGCCGACGGCACCGTCACCGTGCTTCTCAGCGGCCGGGCGGGAGCCCTGCCCGCGCCCGCGCTCCAGTACGAGGAAGGCCGCCTCCTGCAGGAGGTCAGCCCCGCCCGCTGA
- a CDS encoding glycosyltransferase yields the protein MTAVVWTAVGSLAAWLWLLLGQGFFWRTDLRLPPRREPDDWPSVCVVVPARDEAGVLPASLPTLLAQDYPGRAEVFLVDDGSSDGTGELAGELARAHGGLPLTVDSPGEPPTGWTGKLWAVRHGIALARTREPVYLLLTDADIAHAPDSLRTLVAAAHTGGFDLVSQMARLRVESMWERLVVPAFVYFFAQLYPFRWIAVKGARTAAAAGGCVLLRADAAERARIPDAIRHAVIDDVALARAVKGVGGHIWLGLAERVDSVRPYPRLHDLWRMVSRSAYAQLRHNPLLLLGTVLGLAVVYLVPPLALLTGLVVGSTGVAAAGGFAWLLMTATYLPMLRYYRQRWWLAPLLPVTAFLYLLMTVDSAVQHYRGRGAAWKGRTYARPDTALDER from the coding sequence GTGACTGCCGTCGTGTGGACCGCCGTGGGATCACTGGCCGCCTGGCTGTGGCTGCTGCTCGGCCAGGGCTTCTTCTGGCGTACGGATCTGCGGTTGCCGCCGCGCCGGGAGCCGGACGACTGGCCGTCCGTCTGTGTCGTCGTGCCCGCACGCGACGAGGCCGGCGTCCTGCCCGCGAGCCTGCCGACCCTGCTCGCGCAGGACTATCCGGGACGGGCCGAGGTCTTCCTCGTCGACGACGGCAGCTCGGACGGCACCGGGGAGCTGGCCGGTGAACTGGCTCGCGCGCACGGCGGCCTCCCGCTCACCGTCGACTCGCCCGGGGAGCCGCCCACGGGCTGGACCGGCAAGCTCTGGGCCGTACGCCACGGCATCGCCCTGGCCCGCACGCGCGAGCCCGTGTACCTGCTGCTGACGGACGCGGACATCGCCCACGCGCCCGACAGTCTGCGGACGCTGGTGGCCGCGGCGCACACCGGCGGTTTCGACCTCGTCTCCCAGATGGCGCGCCTGAGGGTGGAGAGCATGTGGGAGCGGCTCGTCGTGCCCGCGTTCGTCTACTTCTTCGCCCAGCTGTATCCCTTCCGGTGGATCGCGGTGAAGGGGGCACGCACGGCGGCCGCGGCCGGTGGCTGTGTGCTGCTGCGCGCGGACGCCGCCGAGCGGGCGCGGATTCCGGACGCCATCCGGCACGCCGTCATCGACGACGTGGCGCTCGCTCGGGCGGTCAAGGGCGTCGGCGGTCACATCTGGCTGGGGCTGGCCGAACGGGTGGACAGTGTGCGCCCCTACCCGCGACTGCACGACCTGTGGCGCATGGTCTCGCGCAGCGCGTACGCCCAGCTGCGGCACAACCCGCTGCTGCTCCTGGGTACGGTCCTCGGCCTCGCCGTCGTCTACCTGGTGCCGCCGCTCGCGCTCCTGACCGGCCTGGTCGTGGGGAGTACGGGGGTCGCGGCGGCCGGCGGGTTCGCGTGGCTGCTGATGACGGCGACGTATCTGCCGATGCTGCGCTACTACCGGCAGCGCTGGTGGCTCGCTCCGCTGCTGCCGGTCACCGCGTTCCTGTACCTCCTCATGACGGTCGATTCCGCGGTGCAGCACTACAGGGGGCGCGGCGCGGCCTGGAAGGGCCGCACCTACGCGCGCCCCGACACCGCCCTCGACGAGCGCTGA